In Molothrus aeneus isolate 106 chromosome 4, BPBGC_Maene_1.0, whole genome shotgun sequence, the following are encoded in one genomic region:
- the CEACAM4 gene encoding carcinoembryonic antigen-related cell adhesion molecule 4 isoform X1 — protein MNGWRAEAAARRGSGLGAGSSRRLSRAGRSRGSDAGGAKPPAGRPHGAERRGRGVRPVPRPRSAVPVAGAQLGRGALPPADGGAPGGALLPRAGSCRSRPGRAAPGAAAVTVRRLAEAREPPSCSRVPRAAAAAAGGGGRAAGMTRLLSASVLVALSSTQTDGAASLSSKTQRWPGEWRAQGAPGWILLLAQCQESGETGEEPKRHFSS, from the exons atgaatggctggcgggccgaggcggccgcgcgccgggggagcgggctgggcgcggggagctcccggcgcctctcccgcgcgggacggagccgcggcagcgacgctggaggggcgaagcctccggccggccgcccgcacggagccgagcggcgcggaaggggcgtccgcccggtgcctcggcctcgctcagcggtcccggtggcgggggctcagctcgggcggggcgcgctgccgcccgccgatggcggagcgccaggcggtgctttgctgccgcgggccgggagctgcaggagccgccccgggcgagcggcgccgggcgctgccgcggtcactgtgcggcggctggcggaggcgcgggagccgccgagctgcagccgtgtccctcgggctgctgccgctgctgcgggcgggggcggacgagcggctggaatgacacggctgctgagtgcctcagtgctcgtggctctttcttccacgcaaacagatggagcggcatcgctgagcagtaaaacacagcgatggcccggagaatggcgagcgcaaggagcgccgggctggatccttctgctggcacag tgccaggagtctggagaaactggagaagagcccaagagacatttttcatcctga
- the CEACAM4 gene encoding carcinoembryonic antigen-related cell adhesion molecule 4 isoform X2 produces the protein MNGWRAEAAARRGSGLGAGSSRRLSRAGRSRGSDAGGAKPPAGRPHGAERRGRGVRPVPRPRSAVPVAGAQLGRGALPPADGGAPGGALLPRAGSCRSRPGRAAPGAAAVTVRRLAEAREPPSCSRVPRAAAAAAGGGGRAAGMTRLLSASVLVALSSTQTDGAASLSSKTQRWPGEWRAQGAPGWILLLAQGTQKICLP, from the exons atgaatggctggcgggccgaggcggccgcgcgccgggggagcgggctgggcgcggggagctcccggcgcctctcccgcgcgggacggagccgcggcagcgacgctggaggggcgaagcctccggccggccgcccgcacggagccgagcggcgcggaaggggcgtccgcccggtgcctcggcctcgctcagcggtcccggtggcgggggctcagctcgggcggggcgcgctgccgcccgccgatggcggagcgccaggcggtgctttgctgccgcgggccgggagctgcaggagccgccccgggcgagcggcgccgggcgctgccgcggtcactgtgcggcggctggcggaggcgcgggagccgccgagctgcagccgtgtccctcgggctgctgccgctgctgcgggcgggggcggacgagcggctggaatgacacggctgctgagtgcctcagtgctcgtggctctttcttccacgcaaacagatggagcggcatcgctgagcagtaaaacacagcgatggcccggagaatggcgagcgcaaggagcgccgggctggatccttctgctggcacag ggtactcagaaaatcTGTCTCCCTTAG